The genomic interval ACAAACTTCATAGCACCGTCAAGAGCACCGTACAGAGATGATTCTCTTTGAAGATCTTCCCTTTTTTTAATAGCTTCTTCAGGAGAAATAAGCCCCTGATTAAAATCGGAGTCAATGGTCATCTGTTTACCGGGCATAGCATCGAGGGCGAACCTTGCAGAAACTTCAGCTATACGTTCAGAACCTTTGGTGATTACTATAAACTGAACAATCGTAATAATGAGGAATATTACAAAGCCTACAATAAGGCTTCCCCCTGTTACGAACTCCCCAAAGGTGTGGATAACATTCCCCGCCTCCGCTTTTGTAAGGATAGCTCTTGTTGCAGCAATTGAAAGTACAAGCCTAAATAGTGTTCCTATCAGAATAACAGATGGAAAAGCAGCCATATCAAGAGGTCTTTGTACATAAAGCGACATGGCCATAAGGATTATTCCAAGAGTAATATTTAAACTGATAAAAATATCTATAATCCAGGGAGGCAATTCAACGATAAGAATTACAATAAGCCCGAGTACGAATATACCGAGGGCTAATTCTCCTATCAATCCTTTTTGTCCCTGCGCACCAGCCAAATTAAGTTCTCTCCTTTTATATTGAATCAGTTTGAATTTATAATTATTTTCTTTTTGTTATTTTGAATTTTTTTATACTTAGCTTTTCTGTGATCCTGAGCCTTTCTTTCATCTTGAGCCTTTTTGTCATCCTGAGCCTTTTTGTCATCCTGAGCGAAGCGAAGGATCTGTATATTATGGTTATCAGTATAGATTTTCAGGTTAAATCTATAAAAAAGCCAGTCTTTTATTTAATTATAAGCCAATTTCAAGGGCTTTTTGCAGGATTTGGAGTTGTGTAGAGAATCTGGCATCAATTATTCCGCTTTTTGTTTCTACTATACAGCTTCCCCAGTCTACTTTTTCATCTTTAATTACGGTAATTTTGGTATTAGAATCACCGTAAGGATATAAATCAGGAATATTTTTCTGAATTAACGCTGCATCGGCAGGATTTGTCCTGATTAAAATGTTTGTTTCACCTTTACCTAAAGATTTTATCACCTCTGATACTATGTTTAAAACAATTGTGTCATCGATTTCGAGCTGTTTTTTTATTACTTTTTCGGCAACTTTTACCGCTAAAAATGCAATATCAGGAGCAGCTTGCCCTATAGCTTTTTCTTTCGTTTGAAGAAGTTCTGTAATAGCCAGATTTAGCTTTTTTAATTCTTCTTTGGAAATTTCGATACCGTATTCAAAACCTTCTTTTGCCGCAGATTCTTTGATTGCGTTAGCTTCTTCCTGCGCTCTGGAAATAAGATTTCTGTCCTCGGTGCGTCTATAGCCTCTTCTTCTGTCGCCTCGTCGTCTTTCTTGTCTTTCTTTTATCAAAGGCTGTTGAAATGACGGGATAGGTGGTTTTTTTTCAGCAGGTTGAGGATTCAAACCAGTTTTTTGTTGAGGTTGATTTGAATTTAAAGGAGAATTTGAACTATTTTTATTTTTTTTGATTATCATACCGGCATTCGTGTTGATCCTATTTTTACCCATTTTTTATTTTACTGTTACCGAGTAAAAAATGCCATTTTGTAACAAAAATTTATTGATATTTTCTTGCTAATTCTGTGCAAAAAGTTTTGAATTAACGTGATTATATAGTATTTTAGCGATATATGGAGAAAATTCAAGTTTTATAGCTTTTTGTGTGCTTTCAAAAAGGCAGGTTTCTACATAGTCAAGAATTATTGACCTTTCATAGCTCAATGTATTAAATATCTCTTCATCGCTAAACTTTTTTTTCAAAGCTTTTATTTTGGTAATCGTTTCTGTCATTTTAGGTTTTGCAATACTTGCGATGTTTTTTTTCAGGTCTTTTAGATATTTACAGACCAAAGACGGATCAATTTTTTGTTCAAGCCCTTCTATTTGCAGATAAGAGTTTATTTTTTGTTGTTCTTCCTCGCTAAAGTTAGAAATAAGGCTTTCAAATTTTTCTTTTGATAATTTTTTCAAGACTATTGCTATGGCGGCATATTTTATAATTTTTTCTTCATCTTCGACAGTTGTCGCTGATGTTTCTTTTGCCATCGCATCTACGTTTGAATAAGAAATAACTTCATTAACTTTGTCTTCTGCGATAACACCGGCCTTTGCAAGGCCGTTTATGCAGGATGCATAAGCAGCGTTAACCTGCATTTCAATATTTGCAGCAATTTTTGTCTGATCTTGTTTTTCCAAAAATGCCTGAATTGCAACCTGTAAAGCGGCAAAAGCCACTTGTTGAAGGATTTCCGCCCAGTGTTCACTGGGAATATTCGCTCTTATAATGTCTATGTTTTTATGAAAAGTCCATTCGCCAATAAATTGAACGATAATTCTTGCCTGTTCATCATCAAATTGCTGATTAAAACGCTCGATAAGATGGTTTCCGGCAATCAAGCTGAATTCAAAAACTTTTTTTGCTATATAATTTTTTTGTTCATCTGTTAAATCAGCAGGAACATAATTTATTGCCTGTTGCGCCAGATCTTTTGAAAATTCTTGCGGATTTAAAGTTGTTATAGCCAATTATATTTTCCTCTGCCCTTTATTTATTAATCTGAACTTTCTATCCAGCTTTTTAAAGTTGTTACAAACTCTTTTTCATCAAGATTTTCTTCAATATTATCTTGTATATCCTGAATTGTATTGTTAAGATCAGGAATGGCCGCCTGAGGCTGTTGCTGTTGGTTTGTTGATAAAGTTTGATACATTTGCTGCTGCATGTTTTGGAGTTGGTTTGTTTTTTGATGAGCCTCCTGCAAAGCTTTTTCCTGATTTATAGTTCTTTCTAAAAGATTATCAAGTTCTCTTTGTTGTTTGGAAGAGGCATCTTTAGTTTTTCCCCCGATGAATGCAAGTCCTATTATTAAGCCTCCGGCTAATAAAGCTGCTACTGTCCACCATGGATTTCCTGAATTTTCAGGCTCAGGTTTTTGAACAGGTCTTTCGTTTGCCAGATAAGGGTTTATATTATCGGCAAATGCGATTTCAACATTTTGCGCACTTGCTTTAGGGTTAGCCGTTCTGGCAATAAGTTCTTTTAATTGTGCCGCATTCATATCAGTAGGCATAGAACCCTGATTTATTGTAACCGCAATTGATATTTCTTCAAGAATACCGGGTCTTTTAATTTCAGTGGTCTGAGTTTGACCGACTTTATAGCTGTATTCTTCAGCATTTCTTGCGTAGTTTCTGTTTTGGCTTGATTCAGGAGAAGGAAGTCCTCCCGGCAGAAAAGAACTGACAGCACTGCTCATTTTGCTTCTGTCATGAGATCTGTCGCCGAGGTCTTCGGTAAATTTTTGTTTGTTTCCTACAGATGAATCCTGTGGATTGTAAGTGATTTTAGCTGTTTCAAGAGGAACTTCCCGCAAATAAGTGCTTACAGTAACGACATAATTGCCTTTTCCAAGCAATCTGTCAAGCTGGGCATTTATTTTTTTCTTCATGTAGTTATCTTTTTCTTCTTGTATATCAAGCATATTAGAACTTGTGTCTTCAACGCTTGAATATACGTTTCCGTTTGTGTCTGTAATAGAGATATTTTCAGACTTAAGATCGTCAACACTTCCCATTATAAGGTTGATTACTGATTTTATGATATTTCTGTCAAGTTTGTCCGCGACAGGATCGACTACAAGCTGAATTGTTGCCGTAGTAGGCTGTTGCATAGAAGTAAAAATTGTATCTTTAGGAATTGAAACAAAAACAGAAGCATCTTTTATATTTGGCAGCCTTTTTATAAGTCTTGCAAGCTCGCCGTTTATTGCTCTTGAAAGTCTGATTCTTTTGTCTTCTCTTGAAGAAGTAAAATCACCTTTGTCAAAAACTTCAAGACCGACATTTTTATCTATAAGTCCGCTTCTGACGATGCTTGTAATTGCATCATCCCTGTTTTCTTCCGTAATATTATCTTCAGGATAAAGCCATAGTTCTATTTTTGAACCTTTTCCGGCTTCTCTTACAGTAATTCTTTTTTGGGCTAAAAGTGATTGTATTTCAAGGGATTTTCCTGCATCGCTTGTTGTTAAAAGCTTAATAGGTTCTTTAATTCTGGGGGAAACTTCTGCTTCATCTTTTGTCCCTTTTGATGAAGACATAACAACAACAAGAACAATAACGATTATTATTGTTGCAATTATACCTATCAAAGCAGGTCTGTTTTGTAATAAAGCCTTAGGATCCAATTTTAAACTACCCCTTTAAAGTTACAGCTGTTTATTTTATATAAACAAATAGTATTACCCTCTAAATCCTTATACTATTCTACACCTGAATAGCCATTATTTTCTCATACGCTTGTATTACTTTTGTAGTCATTTGTGTTGCAATGTTTAAACCCACTTCAGCTTTTGACATAGCAATCATAACATCATGAATATCAGCGCCGTTCCCTTGCATTGCGCTTTCAAGCAAGGCATCGGGGGCTTTTACCGTGGAGTCAACTTCTTTTACCAGCCCCGTCATAACATCCGTAAAGCTTGGAACTCCGGAAGCATTGCCTATCGGATCAAGCCGCATAGGGCTAGTCCCTGTTACAGACCTTGTTTGACTGATATCAGTTTGTAAAAACAGCTTTGGGACGTATCCTCTCATAATTTTCCTCTTTCTTTCCGTTGTCATCTGATGAGTGATAAAATTTCGATGTAAGAATCTATCTGTTTTGGATTAAAGTCTTGAGTTGTCGGTTGGATAGATTTTCACACCCGCTTTACAGGCTCGCAATGACAAGGGATGGTTTAGCCTAAATAATTTGCCAGAATTTTTTTTACATAATTCTGTGTTTCTTTATATGGCGGTACTCCGCCGTATTTGTCCACGCTTCCTCCGCCTGCATTGTAGGCAGCGAGTGCCAGAATAAGATTTCCGTTATATTTTGCCAGCATGTTTTTTAAATGTTTTACCCCGCCTTCAATGTTTTGCTCAGCACTAAAAGGATTTAAAACGCCAAGTGTTTTTGCTGTAGACGGCATTAGCTGCATCAAGCCCATCGCTCCTGATTTTGAAACAGCAGAAGTATTAAAATTTGATTCTTGTTGGATTAAAGCCATTACTAATTTATTGTCTATTTTATATTTTTCGGAAATTTGAGTTACCATTTCCTGAATTTGACCTTTTGAAAGAGAAGGAAGCTCTGCAACTTTATATTTAAGACCCTGAGGAGGGGTTGTTTTCATATAATCAGAAAATTTAGGGAGATTTACGTCATTTTGATTTCCGTTAATTTTTGGTAAAGTTGGAGAAACAGCGTTTATCCTATCGGCAAGAATTGTTTCTATTTGCAAAACTCTTTCTTGAGCTGATTTAATACTTGAACTCTGTATTAATTTGTCGATTGATTGGCTGAACATTTTCCTTTTCCCTTACCTCGTTTTAGCTTTTTTTTAAAGAAAACAGTTATATTATCTTCCTATTTCTACAGCTTTTTGAGCCATGGCTTTTGTAATTGAAACTACGGCAATGTTAGCTTCATACGCTCTTGATGCGAGTATCGAATCAGCCATATCGCTCATTGGATTTACGTTTGATCTTCTGACATAGCCATTTTTGTCTGCATCAGGATGATTTGGTGCGTACATCAGTTCTCCGGGTGTCGGGTCTTCAATAACTCCCGTAAAAGCCACGCCGCCTGCGGCAGCGGGTAAAGTTCCCGTATTAAAAACATTATCTTTCATTCTGCTTAATAAACCCTGGAAAGAAATATCATCCATAGCCGCCAATGTAGGAATTTTTCTTACATAATTAGGGGTATCTATATTTGCTATGTTTTTTGCGTATACTTCAAGACGTTTTCCATGAGCGTTTAAAGCCGCTTCACCTATATTTAATGAATCTAATAAGCCCATATGTTACCTACTTTCCTACTTGTGCAACGGTTTTTAGTTCCTGAATCAAAGAATTTGCTCTTCTTGTGGCTACGGAATAAAATAAAGAATTTTTTTGCATAGCCATAAGTTCTTCCGCTATGTTTACTTTTCCCTGTCTTTCTTCAATAAGGGGGCAAGGACCTATACTTTTTGCCATTTTTGTTTCCAGAGGATTATCAAGTTTTCCTATGTACTGTTCAAAGCTAACATCCTGTCTAACATACCCGGGGGTATTCATATTTGCTATGTTGGAACTGAGAGCCTGCTGTTTGACTGTGATTAAGTCAAGCAGCATATTTGTTTTATCGATAGGACCATTCATGAAAGACATATATTTTCCTTATATTTTTGTTATTTTGTGATTTCTTAGCATCCTAAAAAAAATTTATTTATTGACGCAGGTTGATAGATTGTCTGTATATTTCATCAACCACTTTTACAAGTCTTGCACTGGCGATTAAACTGCCGTTAAGTTTCAAGCTTTCATTGACATATGAATAAATATCAATATTTGCTTTTTCGAGAGTTCCTTGTTTTATGCTTGTATTATTGGCGATTAAAGTTGCTTTACCCGAGTCGTTTGTCGGTTCAAGTTTATTGCCTTCAATTTTTTTTAATGATTCAGGATTGTTGAAAGATACAAGTGGAATTTTTCCGATTTTTTCAAAAGCCCCGCCGTTTGTTTTTAAAACAGTTACGGTTCCATCGGTTTGAATTTTGAGTTTGTCGTAGTTTGCAGGAATTTTAATGCCGTCTGCAACAAGGCATCCGTCAGCTGTAACCATGTAGCCTTCAGAATTTATTGCAAAAGAGCCGTCTCTTGTATAAGCAACCGTTCCATCTTTCTTTGTTACGGGAATAAAGCCTGCTCCGTCAATACCAATATCAAGATCGTTGGCTGTTCTTACAAGACCGCCTTTTGAGTAATCAGTTCTCATCTTTCCTTCAAGAGTTCCGTCCGGATTTAGGTAGGTTTCGAATCTTTGTGCTTTAAATCCGTTAGTGTTTAAGTTTGCTACATCTGTTGCAATATAGCCAAATGACTCAAACATTGCGTTTGAGTTTGTTACGAGTTTTGAAATTGAACCTTGAATTGTAGTCATGTTTTATAACCCTTTTATTAAACTTATTAAGTTGTTCTGCCTAATTCTTGTATTACTTTTGTAAGAGCATCATTCTGTATAATGAATGATTGCCTGTTTGCTTCAAAATTACGCCTTACCGGCACTATATTAAAAAGTTCTTCATGAAGCGCAACGTTTGATTCTTCTACATAACCCTGTTTAACATCGGGATTATCAAGTTTTATGCCTTTGTTTGAAACTACAGAAACAGTTCCGGCATCGTGGAGTTTAAGATCAGATTTATCAAGGTATTTAATCACACCGTCTTTATCGATTTTTATATCGGCAATATCTTTTGGTATAGTGCTTAATTTTAAAGGCTTTCCTTCTTTTGAAAGGACTTTATAATCTTGCAGAGTAAGAATATTACCGTTTTTGTCCATTTTAAATCTGCCATCTCTTGTAAGTTTTATTCCGTTGGGGGATAAAACCTGAAAATATCCTTCAGTGGCTAAAGCAAGGTCAAGGGGATTTTTTGTAATTTTAATTCTGCCTACTTCTTCATCTGTTTTTTGAGATAATGCATTTGAGCCTAAAAATTCCGCAAATGATGAAACAACGGGTACTTTTTTCTGATACCCGACTTTGTTAAAGCCTTGAATGTTATCGTTAATAACATTCATAATGTCTGTTTGAAGGTACATATCTCTTATTGAAGAGATCATTCCTCCGTCATTCAGGTCAATTCCGCCGTAAAGTTTCATATTTTTCCTCTCCTTCTTTTGCGAAGCGGGAGCTTTAATAAAACATCATCAGTTTTTGTAAAAAGCTCAGTCCCTCTCTTATTTAGTAATC from bacterium carries:
- a CDS encoding FliH/SctL family protein; the protein is MGKNRINTNAGMIIKKNKNSSNSPLNSNQPQQKTGLNPQPAEKKPPIPSFQQPLIKERQERRRGDRRRGYRRTEDRNLISRAQEEANAIKESAAKEGFEYGIEISKEELKKLNLAITELLQTKEKAIGQAAPDIAFLAVKVAEKVIKKQLEIDDTIVLNIVSEVIKSLGKGETNILIRTNPADAALIQKNIPDLYPYGDSNTKITVIKDEKVDWGSCIVETKSGIIDARFSTQLQILQKALEIGL
- a CDS encoding flagellar M-ring protein FliF C-terminal domain-containing protein, giving the protein MDPKALLQNRPALIGIIATIIIVIVLVVVMSSSKGTKDEAEVSPRIKEPIKLLTTSDAGKSLEIQSLLAQKRITVREAGKGSKIELWLYPEDNITEENRDDAITSIVRSGLIDKNVGLEVFDKGDFTSSREDKRIRLSRAINGELARLIKRLPNIKDASVFVSIPKDTIFTSMQQPTTATIQLVVDPVADKLDRNIIKSVINLIMGSVDDLKSENISITDTNGNVYSSVEDTSSNMLDIQEEKDNYMKKKINAQLDRLLGKGNYVVTVSTYLREVPLETAKITYNPQDSSVGNKQKFTEDLGDRSHDRSKMSSAVSSFLPGGLPSPESSQNRNYARNAEEYSYKVGQTQTTEIKRPGILEEISIAVTINQGSMPTDMNAAQLKELIARTANPKASAQNVEIAFADNINPYLANERPVQKPEPENSGNPWWTVAALLAGGLIIGLAFIGGKTKDASSKQQRELDNLLERTINQEKALQEAHQKTNQLQNMQQQMYQTLSTNQQQQPQAAIPDLNNTIQDIQDNIEENLDEKEFVTTLKSWIESSD
- the fliE gene encoding flagellar hook-basal body complex protein FliE translates to MRGYVPKLFLQTDISQTRSVTGTSPMRLDPIGNASGVPSFTDVMTGLVKEVDSTVKAPDALLESAMQGNGADIHDVMIAMSKAEVGLNIATQMTTKVIQAYEKIMAIQV
- a CDS encoding lytic transglycosylase domain-containing protein; the protein is MFSQSIDKLIQSSSIKSAQERVLQIETILADRINAVSPTLPKINGNQNDVNLPKFSDYMKTTPPQGLKYKVAELPSLSKGQIQEMVTQISEKYKIDNKLVMALIQQESNFNTSAVSKSGAMGLMQLMPSTAKTLGVLNPFSAEQNIEGGVKHLKNMLAKYNGNLILALAAYNAGGGSVDKYGGVPPYKETQNYVKKILANYLG
- the flgC gene encoding flagellar basal body rod protein FlgC, with product MGLLDSLNIGEAALNAHGKRLEVYAKNIANIDTPNYVRKIPTLAAMDDISFQGLLSRMKDNVFNTGTLPAAAGGVAFTGVIEDPTPGELMYAPNHPDADKNGYVRRSNVNPMSDMADSILASRAYEANIAVVSITKAMAQKAVEIGR
- a CDS encoding flagellar basal body protein — encoded protein: MSFMNGPIDKTNMLLDLITVKQQALSSNIANMNTPGYVRQDVSFEQYIGKLDNPLETKMAKSIGPCPLIEERQGKVNIAEELMAMQKNSLFYSVATRRANSLIQELKTVAQVGK
- a CDS encoding flagellar hook basal-body protein, encoding MTTIQGSISKLVTNSNAMFESFGYIATDVANLNTNGFKAQRFETYLNPDGTLEGKMRTDYSKGGLVRTANDLDIGIDGAGFIPVTKKDGTVAYTRDGSFAINSEGYMVTADGCLVADGIKIPANYDKLKIQTDGTVTVLKTNGGAFEKIGKIPLVSFNNPESLKKIEGNKLEPTNDSGKATLIANNTSIKQGTLEKANIDIYSYVNESLKLNGSLIASARLVKVVDEIYRQSINLRQ
- a CDS encoding flagellar basal body rod C-terminal domain-containing protein, which translates into the protein MKLYGGIDLNDGGMISSIRDMYLQTDIMNVINDNIQGFNKVGYQKKVPVVSSFAEFLGSNALSQKTDEEVGRIKITKNPLDLALATEGYFQVLSPNGIKLTRDGRFKMDKNGNILTLQDYKVLSKEGKPLKLSTIPKDIADIKIDKDGVIKYLDKSDLKLHDAGTVSVVSNKGIKLDNPDVKQGYVEESNVALHEELFNIVPVRRNFEANRQSFIIQNDALTKVIQELGRTT